A window of Bradyrhizobium diazoefficiens genomic DNA:
TCGGACCGAAGGTGCGGGAAGGCGACCGCCAGGCGCCGGAGGGATTCTACTCGATCAATCCGGGCCAGATGAATCCGCAATCGGCCTATTACCTGTCGTTCAACACGGGTTATCCGAACGCGTTCGACAAGGCTTTGGGGCGCACCGGCTCGCAGCTGATGGTGCATGGCGACTGCTCCTCGCGCGGCTGTTACGCCATGACGGACGAGCAGATCGCGGAGATCTATTCGCTGGGGCGCGAATCCTTCTTCGGCGGCCAGAAGGCGTTCCAGCTCCAGGCCTATCCGTTCAGGATGACGCCGGTGAACATGGCCAGGCACCGGAACAATCCGAACATGCCGTTCTGGAAGATGATCAAGGAAGGCTATGATCATTTCGAGGTGACGCGGCAGGAGCCGAAGGTCGATTTCTGCGAGAAGAAATACGTCTTCGACGCGGCGAAGCCACAGGACGCCAAGCGCGATCCGGTGTTCGACGCCTCGGCCAAATGCCCGGCCTATGTGATCCCCGAGGACATCGCCAGCGCCGTGCGCGCAAAGCAGGCGAAGGACGAGGCGGAATACGCCAGGCTGGTGGCCAAGGGCACGCCGGTGGCGCGCATGAACACCGGCATCGACGGCGGCATGAACAAGATCTTCGCTGCGAAGATTCCGGACGGCTCGACCGGCTTGTCCGATGGCGCCGAAGGCACCACGCTGCAGATGCTGGCGATGTCCAAGGCGCCCGGCACGATTCCCGGCCACGTCAATCCGCCCAAGCCGAATCTCGATGCGGCAGCAAGCGCCCCTGCGCCGCAGGAAGAACCCGTCGTCGCCGGCAGCGCGCCCGCGACCAGCACCCGCCTCGCCGCGGCTGCTCCGACCGAAAAATCTCAAGGCGGCGGCTTCTTCTCCAGCCTCGGCCGCAAGATGGGCCTTGGCACCGCCGACACCACGGCCACGACCCCGCCGCCGCAAGCCACCGCCTCCGTGGCGCCCGCTCATACGTCCACGACTCCGCCGACGGCAGCGTCGAGGCTCAAGGCCGCAGTGACGCGGTTCGTGCCGGGACACAAGTCCAAGGATGCAGCGAAGGATACGGCGAAGGACGCGCCCAGGCCGGCCGTCGCCGCCAAGCCGGCCGAGCCGGCAAAGCACGACACGCGCCTCGCAGCGACGCGGCCGGCGCTGAAGCCCTCGGTATCGGACGGCGCAAGCGAAGCGACGCAGATCATGGGTGCCGCGCCGGTGGTGTCGTCGAACTCGTTCGACAGCCGGTTCGGGGCGGTGAAGTAGGCAGAGTTTGGAGCTCTCTTTAGAATCGAAAGATCGTTCGCCGGTTCTTTATTCGTTCAGTCCATCGTCGTCCGTTGCAACGACATACGTTCGCTTCAACGGCAACAGCGTCCTATACCTTGGCTCGAACTCACGTTGGCGGCCTCCCCCACTCGCGATAATTGCCCGATCCGGTCGGGCAAAACACCCCATTTCCCCAAAATCAATCCCTTCGGATAAAAATAATTCTCTTTACCCGAACCGCGACACACCCTATACTCCCTCGCCATCTCATCCCGCCGGAAGGGGCGGGTCGCGATCGTCACGGTTCGTGGGATGAGTTGCGGTGGACGCGGGCGGTGTGGCGCCATAGCGGAGCGCAGGGCGGGGTCTCCCCGTGAGCGATCAGCGGGCGCGGTACGACAGGCTGGCTGCGTACGGCAAAAACGTGTGGTCCTGGCGCCCGCAGGCTGGCGTCAAGTCTTGTGGTGATGTGGCGGCCCAACCGGGCGCGCGCATCAGCCATCGGCAAGGCGACGGGGGCAATAGTGCATCGCTCCCCGGGGAGAGCGCGACATAAGCCGTCAAACCACTGCGCAGGGAAGGCCGGTTATCGGGCTGCACCTGTGTCTCCCCTGTGAGCGTCTATCTACGCATCATGCACAGGGGCTCGCGGGTGCCAGCCGGTACCCGGCCTTCCCTGCGCCCTTCCGGTTATGAGGGGCGTAAGAGCGAAGCAAAACCCGGGCGCAAAGCGCTGCGGGATCGCGATGTGTTGTCTTGATTGTTGTCTTGCAGATCGGAGAGCGGATGATGCCCGTCGCCACACGTTGTCATCGTCCGACTTGATCGGACGATCCAGTATTCCAGAGACGGACGTGACTGAGCCGAAAGGCCGCGGCGTACTGGTCGCCCAGTCGAGCCGGGCGACGACAGTGGAGAATGAGGCGCGAGCTTCGCGCCTCGCGCGGGATCACTTGCTCTTAGGCATACCGCCCGTGGCAGTGCTTGTACTTCTTGCCCGAGCCGCAGGGGCAGTCCTCGTTGCGGCCGACCTTGCCCCAGCTGGTGGGGTTTTTGGGGTCGCGCAACGCGGAGGCGGTGGCCTGGGCGCCGAGCGTGACGCTGGCGAGCGCCATCTCGTCTTCGCCGGTGTTCGGGTCGAACTTGTGCACCTCCATCGGCGGCAGCAGCGGGGCTTCCTGCTCCGGCGGGACGATCTCGACCCGCATCAGCTGCGCGGTGACGGCCTCGCGCAAGTGAGCGCTCATCTCCTGGAAGAGATTGAAGGCCTCGGTCTTGTACTCCTGCAAGGGATCGCGCTGGCCGTAGCCGCGCAGGCCGATGACCTGGCGCAGATGGTCGAGCATGATCAGGTGCTCGCGCCAGAGATGGTCGAGCGTCTGGAGCAAAATGGTCTTCTCGACGTAACGCATCACGTCGGGGCCCCATTGTCCGACCTTGGCCGCCATGTGCTCGTCGGCCTTGGTCTCGATGCGGCTCAGCAGCTCCTCGTCGGCGATGCCTTCTTCCTTGGCCCATTCGTCGACCGGCAGGTCGAGATCGAGCACGCGCTTCAGCTCTTCCCTCAGGCCGGCGACGTCCCACTGCTCGGCATAGGCATGCTCAGGCACGTGCTTGGCGACGAGGTCGTCGATGAAGGCGTGGCGCATGTCGGTGACGGTCTCGGCGACGCTCTCGTCCTTCATCAGCTCGACGCGCTGGTCGAAGATCACCTT
This region includes:
- a CDS encoding murein L,D-transpeptidase family protein; translation: MTASVLLAGCDTDQVSLASNAKANQPVPPKLLAAMAEKDMDLQSPILVRLFKQEAELEVWKQTRSGQFALLKTYPICRWSGDLGPKVREGDRQAPEGFYSINPGQMNPQSAYYLSFNTGYPNAFDKALGRTGSQLMVHGDCSSRGCYAMTDEQIAEIYSLGRESFFGGQKAFQLQAYPFRMTPVNMARHRNNPNMPFWKMIKEGYDHFEVTRQEPKVDFCEKKYVFDAAKPQDAKRDPVFDASAKCPAYVIPEDIASAVRAKQAKDEAEYARLVAKGTPVARMNTGIDGGMNKIFAAKIPDGSTGLSDGAEGTTLQMLAMSKAPGTIPGHVNPPKPNLDAAASAPAPQEEPVVAGSAPATSTRLAAAAPTEKSQGGGFFSSLGRKMGLGTADTTATTPPPQATASVAPAHTSTTPPTAASRLKAAVTRFVPGHKSKDAAKDTAKDAPRPAVAAKPAEPAKHDTRLAATRPALKPSVSDGASEATQIMGAAPVVSSNSFDSRFGAVK